The Gemmatimonadaceae bacterium sequence CGACCGGATCATGCGCGCTACTGCCTCCAGCACCATCACGGCGCGCTCCGCCCCCTGGGTCTCCTGCACCAGCGCCTCGAGCCCGGCCAGCCCATCCATTGCTGCCGAGCGCGGGACCCCTTCGGGGTACGAAGGGATATTCGCCGCGCGCGCCGGAGCGTTGGCGTCGGGGGGCGCGGGCCACCACGACTCGTCAGGCGCCTCCGCGGACCAGTCGGCGTGGTCCGCGTCGTTGGAGCCCGACGACGGCTCACTCGCAGCAACTTCGTCACTCGGCCCACTCCATTCGATCGCGAACCCGCCGTCCGTCGCTCCCGCTGCCGCCGACACCTCGGGTGCGCGCTCCTCAAGGACGGGCTCGTGTTCATTCATGTCGCTCCAGGCTGCATCGAGCTCGCGGGCAACGCGGTCGGCCGGCGCCGTCAGCGCTTCCGGCCCGCTGCTCAGGTCCGAGGTCGCCGACACGTCAGTCTCACTGGCTTCGCCCTCGGATGGCGGCATCGACACTTCCGCCCCATCACTGCGGTCCAGCAAGTCTGACACCACGGGTTCTCCGGCCACATGCTCGGCCGGCGGCATCAGAGCGTCAGGTCCATCGCTGAGGTCCAGCACTACCGACACCGCGGGCTCGCTGGCCGCATGACCGACCGGCGGCATCAGAGCATCCGGCCCATCGCTGAGGTCCACCGTCGCCGGAACTGCGTGCTCGCTGGCCTCGTGCTCGGCTGAGGGAGCCGGCGTCTCGGACTCGTCCAGGCGCTCTGCCGGGACCCAGGCACCTGCGTCGTACGCGACGTCCGATGCGGACGCCGACGAGGCTTCGCTTGCGTCGTCTGCCTCCGCCGCGCGCGGCCTTGCGCCTTCCTCGTCCTGCACCCACGCCTCGGGTTCGCTCGTGAACGGCACAATCTCGATGGCTTCGACGATCGGCGGCTCGTTGTCGATCGAGGCGAACACATCGACGTCCGCCGCGGCGATCTGGGGCAGCGAGCGCTCCGGCTCGTCAGCCGGCGCGGACGGCCACGCGAAGTCGCTGGTGCGCGGCTCGGCGTCAGCGGTCTGGGCCGGGGACTCACCTCGGAGATCGCCGACGCGAAGGATCGAGGGCTGCTGGGTCGCCGGCGACGCCTGATCAATCGGTGGCGCGCCGTGCGCGAGGGGAGCCACGGCGTCCTGCAGGTCCGCGGGCGTCAGACGCGGGGGCGCGGTTGTCTGGGCGCGAGGCGTCGCTGGGGACGGTGTCTCCGCGACGTCCTCCGCTATGATCGGGAACGGCGCGGCAGTCGCGCGGCGCGGGGCCCCGATGGGCCGGAGAACGGGAGCGTGCGCCGAGTGCTGCCGGCCGGAGAATGGACGAGGCCCCAGCGAGGGTTTGTTACCTGAACCGCTGAACAGTGCCATGGGAGGACCACTCCTGTGGGTCGGAGGGTCCCATCGGCACCACGTCTACCAGCCGTGGGTCCCCTTCAGGGGGACGAACCTGACGGCCCCGATGTCACGGCGTTCGAACTGTGAGCCACGTCGCGTGACCATGACCAGCACCTGCTCATCGCGGTCGCCCACCGGAATGAGCAGGCGGCCACCCTCGCCGAGCTGTTCGAGGAGCGGGTTGGGGATGGTGGGTCCGCCCGCCGAGACGAGAATGGCGTCGTAGGGGGCGTAGTCGCGCCAGCCCACCGTCCCGTCACCCAGGAGCGTCGAGATGTTGCGGAGTCCAAGCTCGCGAAACATCGCGCGCGCGCGCTCCAGCAGCGGGGCCACGCGCTCGATGGAGAAGACCTGTTCGCACAGGCTGGCCAGGAGGACGGTCTGGTATCCCGAGCCGGTCCCGATCTCGAGCACGCGCTCCCGCCCGGTGAGTCGCAGTAGCTGCAGGTAGTTGGCATGGATCGACGGCTGCGAGATGGTCTGGCCGTTTCCGATGTAGATCGGCTTGTCTTCGTAGGCCTGCGCCTGCATGCCGGTCGGAACGAACAGGTGGCGCGGCGTCTGCTCGATGGCGCGCAGCACGGCGAGGTCGCTGATGCCGGCGGCCTGCAGCACCTCGACCAGTCGGCGGCGCGGCGCGCGGTAGTCTGGACCTACGGGGTTCGCCACCAGCGCTCCGAGCATTCGAGGATGTCGCGATGCGTCAGGTCGAGGTGCAGCGGCGTGACGGAGATGTAGCCATCACTGACGGCCTGGAAGTCGGAATCCGGGGCGCCCGACCAGGAGAACTCGCCCCCACCGATCCAGTAGATCTCGCGGCCGTACGGGTCGCGCATTGGCATGATCGAGTTGGAGTACACGCGACGCCCCAGCCGCGTGAGCTTGATCCCCTTTACCTCCGACGCCGGGCGCGGCGGGAGATTGACGTTGAGGAGGGTCTGCTCCGGAAACGCGGAGAGCGACGTCAGGTGGCGCAGCAGCGGCGCGAGCACCTCCACCTGCTCGTCCAGCTTGCCGATATCGGCGCGCAGATCGCCGCCGGCGAACGAAATGGCGATCGACGGCACGCCTAACGCGAGGCCCTCCATGGCGGCGGCGACGGTCCCGGAATAGAGGACGTCCTCGCCCATGTTCTGGCCGTGGTTGATGCCGCTCAGCACGAAGTCGGGGCGCGCGTCCATGAGCACCTCGATCGCGATCATCACGCAGTCGGTCGGCGTTCCATCCACCTGAAACCGGCGCTCGCCCCGCCTGACGGGTCGCAGCGGGTGATGGAGGGTCAGCGAGTGGCTGGTTGCGCTCTGCTCGCGATCGGGCGCTACCACGGTCACCTCGCCGATCTGCTCGGCGGCGCGTACGAGACAGTCCAGGCCATGGGCGAGGATGCCGTCGTCGTTGGAGCAGAGGAGCCGCATGGACCTAACGCTAACCGAGCCCGGCCGGGGTCGCTACGGTGGCGGGGGCGGTCCGTCGGGCGTCGCGGGCACCGGCACCACGCCCTCGACGACCTGGATGAGCGACTCGAGTGCTGACTCCAGTTCGACCAGCGTCTCCGTGGCCAGCGCATCGCGCGCGGCGACTTTCAGCGTGCCTCCCTTGCGGAACTCGTCGATCTTCTGGCGTGCACCGTCGATCGTGTACTTCTCGGTGTACAGCAGGTGCTTGACGAGCTGGATGAGCTCCACCTCGCGTCGCTGGTACACGCGATTGCCCGAGCGATTCTTTGCGGGGCTCAGGAATCGAAACTGGCTTTCCCAGTAGCGCAGGACGTGCGGCTTGAGGTCCGTGAGTTCGCACACCTCGCCGATCGAGAAGAACTCCTGAACGGGATCGCTCCGCATCAGTCACGCTCCGGTCGCAGTTCGCGGCCCATCAGCTCGGCAATCGCATCACGCGGAGGACATCCCTCGAACAGCACGCGTGCCACGGCGTGGGCAATCGGCATCTCCACCGCGTGGCGCTCGGCCAGCGCGAGCGTGCTCTCCGCCGTGACCACGCCCTCGGCCACGCTCTCCTTTCCCGCCAGCACCTCGGCCAGCTGACGACCTCGCCCCACCTCGATCCCGACCGCGCGGTTGCGACTCAGGGCGCCCGTGCACGTGAGCACGAGATCGCCCATCCCCGCGAGGCCGGCGAAGGTGTCGGCGCGCGCGCCAAGTGCGACGCCGAGTCGGGTCATCTCGGCCAGACCGCGTGTGATCAGGGCCGCCCGCGAGTTGAGGCCGAGTCCAACGCCCTCGGCAATGCCTGTCGCCACGGCCATTACGTTCTTGAGCGCACCGCCGAGTTCCACGCCGGTGACGTCATCGTTCGTGTAGACGCGCACGGTGCCGGTACCAATTGCCTGCTGCACCAGTTGGCTCGCCTCGTCACTCCTCGACGCCGCCACGATCGCTGTCGGCTGGCCCTCGGCCACCTCGAGCGCAAAGCTCGGACCCGAAAGCGCCACGACCGGGCGGTTCGGCACTTCCTGCTCGACCACGTCGGTCATCAGCCCCAGCGAGCCTCGTTCAATGCCCTTCGTGGCGACCACGAGGGTGGCACGTGTGGAGATCGCCGCTGAGGCGGCGCGCGCCACGGGGCGCAGAACGTGTGACGGCGCGGCGAACACCACGCACTCTGCCGTAGCGACCGCTGCTCCGAGATCGCCGTTCGCCTTCACCGCATCGCACAGTCGCGCGCCGGGAAGGAAGCGCGGGTTGGCGTGGATGGCATTCACGTGCTCCACGACGTCTGCCTCGCGCGCCCAGAGCGTGACCTCGTGCCCGCGCTGCCCAAATACATGGGCCAGCGCGGTACCCCAGGCGCCGCCACCCACCACGGCGCACCGCATCAGGATTGCACCGGTTTGCCGCCGAGGCGCGACTCCTCGCCGCGCCGCAGCCGTCCGATGTTCGCCCGATGTGTCCATGCGACCATGGCCGCGATGATGACACTCAGCAGCGCCTGGTGCGAGGAGGGCCCGTACAGCACGGCTGCCGCCGCCGCGAGCGCGACCGCGCCGATCATCGACCCTAACGACACGAAGCGGGTCACTGCCACCGTGAGCAGGAACACGGTCAAGGCCACGCCGTAGGCTCCGGGAGCCAGCGCGGCGAACACGCCGGATGCCGTCGCGACACCCTTGCCACCACCCCTGAACATCCCGAGGTAAGGCTTCACGTGCCCGAGGATCGCGGCAACTCCCATCGCCGCCGGCCACCAGGAACTCCCGCCCGGCACGAAGATCGGGGCAAAGAACAGCGTGGGCACGGCGCCCTTGGCGGCATCGAGCAGCAGGACGATAACCGCCGCGGGTGCGCCGAGCGTGCGAAACACGTTCGTCGCGCCGAGGTTGCCGGAGCCATGCTGGCGGAGGTCGATCCCACGCATCACGCGTCCCGCAAGCCAGGCGAACGGTGTGGACCCGAGCAGGTATGCTGCCCCGAGCCCCGCGACGCCCATACCGGAAAATGCGTTCACGCCGCCTTCCGTCGCATCACGACGCGCAGGGGGTTGCCCGTGAAGCCCCACGATTCCCTGAAGCCGTTGTGCAGGTAGCGGATGTAGTGCTCCTGCACGAGGTCCGGGTGGTTGCTGAAGACCGCGATCGTCGGCGGCGCCGTCTCGACCTGCGTGGCATACATCAACCGGATCTCGCGGCCCGCAGCCTGGGGCGGCTGACGGCGCGCCAGCAGTTCCTCGAGCCGCTTGTTCACCTGCGAGGTGGTGATGCGCTTGCTGCGCTCCGCCTCGACTTCCAGCAGCACATCCAGCACCCTGGTGACGCGCTGGCCGGTCTTTGCGGACGTGTAGATGAAGGGAATGAAGTTGAGGAACGGCGCCTTCTCGCGGGCCTCCTTCTCGAACTTCGCTGCGGTCTTGTCGTCCTTCTCCACCAGGTCCCACTTGTTGACGACGACGATGAGCCCTCGACCTGCTTCCCATGCCAGGTTGGCGATCTTGAGATCCTGGCCTTGCAAGCCGTCCGACCCGTCGATCAACAGGCAACAGATCTCGGCGCGCTCGATCGCCTTGCGAGAGCGCAGTGCCGAATAGAACTCGATCCCTTCGTCCACGCGCGACTGCCGGCGGAGTCCCGCGGTATCCACGAAGATCAGTTCCCGGCCGTGATACTTCATGGCGGTATCGATCGCGTCGCGTGTCGTGCCCGCCTCGGCACTCACGACGAGCCGATCTTCGCCCAGCAAACGATTCACGAAACTCGACTTGCCGACGTTCGGGCGTCCGATCACGGCGATCCGCAGGCTCTCTTCGCTTTCCGGTGGCAGCGCGGGGATGCGGGCCACCAGCGCGTCGAGCAGGTCGCCGGACTGCTTGCCGCTCATCGCCGAGACCGGGATCGGGTCGCCGGCGCCGAGCGCGAAGAACTCGTAGTAGTCCGTGCTGCGCGGGTCGTCCGCCTTGTTGGCCGCGATCAGAAACGGCTTCCCCGCCTCGCGGAGCATGGTGGCGATGCGGTGGTCGATCGGGTGCAGGCCTGCCTTTGCATCGACGACGAACAGCAGGAAGTCCGCCTCCTCGATCGCCTGCTCGACCTGCCGGCGAATCTCGACGTCCATGGCGCCCCGCGCATCGTCGGTGATCCCGCCTGTGTCGACGAGCCAGAACGCCGAACCCGCCCACTCGGCACGAGTGAAGTGTCGATCGCGGGTGGTCCCGGCTTCATCACTCACGATCGCCGCCTGGTGACCGACGATGCGATTGAACAGGGCGCTCTTGCCAACGTTCGGCCGGCCCACGAGCGCCACGACTGGAAGACTCACGCGATCAGGCTCCCGGTGCCGGCGACGATCCCCTCGTCCTGCAGCACATCGATGAAATCGTAGGATGGGAACACGGGAATGGGCACCTGCGTGCGCACAGTCTCGAACGAGGCATCATCGAGGAAGATCCCATCGTCGTTGATCGTTTCCGCCGGGATCAGCGCGAGATCGAGATCGGTCCGACCGTCGAGCGCTCGTCTGATGTCAGCGCCCACCAGCAGCCCCGCCGTGGTGGTCGTGGGGCCAAAGAGCGAATTCTCGACCGGAATCATTTCGAACCGTGCGCCCGTTACCCCCTGGAGCTGTTCGAGCAACTTGGGCATGAGGTTGCGCATGGCAAGGCCGGTCACCACGCCGATGCGCCGCCCATCCAGCCGCGGGAGGTGCGGCAGGCCATTTCGCACCCGTCCGCGCAGTGAAGTCACGGCGCCGACGCCGTTTTCGATCTGTGGAAATTCTCCGTAGTGCTCCGCTTCCGGGAGCTCGGCGCCGGCCAGCAGGTACAGTTCGTCGGCGCCGTACACCCAGTGGTGTCCTCGTTCGTCGTGTGCGCGCGCCGCCCAGCGCTGCGTGACCTCGAGCAGCTCGCGTGCGCGCAGCTCGTCCATCGACTTGCCGGTGTACAGGTGCGAGAACTGCGTCAGGCCGACCGGGACGATCGCCACCGACAGACACGCGTCCTCGAACGCCCACAGGTCACGCAGCGACTGCTCAAGGACTTCGCCATCGTTGAGCCCAGGCACGACGACCATCTGGCCGTGGAACTGGATGCCGCCCGCCACCAGGCGGGACAGCTGTTCGACGATGTTCGGGACGCGCGGGTTGTTGAGCAGCGTCTTCCGCGCCTCCCAGGGTGTCGCATGCACCGACACATACAACGGCGACAGGCGGTACTCGAGGATGCGCGCGAAGTCGCGCTCCTTGAGGTTGCTCAGCGTCGCGAAGTTGCCGTAGGCGAATGACAGGCGGTAATCATCGTCGCGGATGTAGAGCGGCTTGCGGAGGCCCTTGGGCAGTCCCTCGATGAAGCAGAACTCGCAGCGGTTGGCGCACCGCCGCACCGACGGTGGCTCCAGCTCGACGCCGATCGCTTCGCCGTCCGGCCGCTCGATCTCGAAGACCACGGGCTCGCCGCCAGGGAGCACGACCTCGATTTCGAGCTCGTCGTCCGCGGTAAGGAACTCCCAGTCCAGAAAGTCGTCGATCGCGCGCCCGTTGACGGACCTGATCTCGGTCCCCGGGACGATCTCGACTGCCTCGGCAATGCTACCGGGGAGAACCCTGGCGACACGAACCATGCTGCTCCTGGGGGCCTTCCCGCGCGGGGCCCGTCGCGAATTGAAACCTCACCACGCGACGCGCGAGGGGGACGTTGGACCTCAAGGATTCTAGCAGGCCCGCTGGCGGATATCAATGTCAGACTTGCACTTCAGTCCACTCACCGCACCCGGAATGGCAGGTGTCCTCGCAAGAAAAACGGGCGGAGTGGCCGTAGCCGCTCCGCCCGTGTGGTGCCGTTAGGCGTCGATCAGCTGCCCGAAAACGGTGCGTACCTGAAGGCGACGACCCCTGCCCCCTCCACTTCGACGCGGAAGGCCTTGGTGCCCTTTGCTGCGACCGCGGCCACCGGTGCTTCCTTGGCCGCGACGACCTTTCCGGTGGCGTCGAGGAACTCGAACTTCACGGCGTAGTCGGCCTGGGCTTCACCCAGGTTCTCGACGGTTCCGGCCAGCACGTGCTTGTCGCCGTCGTGGCTCCAGAGGTTGAACGCGACCTTTGCCTTGGCGTTCTGGTAGCGGTTGAAGTACTTGAGCAGCGAGTCGTTCTGCACCTTGTACTCCGCCTCACGCGGATCGAGGTCGGCCTTGATCCGGGCGGCAATCGCGTTCTTCTGCGCCGTGGTGGTCTTCCGGTCGTTGGCCGCGTCGAGCGCCGCCTTGCGCAGCGAATCGATCACCACCTTTTGCGTCCGCGCCTGCGACTGGTAGTTCAGCGCGAAGACCTGATAGGCCTCCGGGTTCTCGGGGTCGATGGCCACGAGCCGGCGCAGGTATGCGTCGGCGTCTGGGTAACGCTCGAGCTTCTGGAGCGTGAGCGCGATGTTGAAGAGGCCATCGCGACTGTAGGGGTTCTTCTTGAGTCCGGCCTCGAAGAGCATCGTGGCTTCCTTCGCCTTCTCTGCTCGCGCCGCGTTGACGGCGCCTTCGAAGAGCTGGCTCTCCGAATACTTGTCCGGGCTGGCGGCCATTGCGCCAAAGAATCGGTCGGCCGCGCTGGCGTCCCCGTTCATCGTCTGCGCGCGCGCCAACGCGGCTTCGGCCTTGGCGTCGCCCGGGAACTCCTGCAGGTAGCCCTGCAGCAGCGCAATCGTCTGGTCGAGCTTGGCCTTTTTCGCGCCCTCATCGGTCAGCGTCTCGGCGTGCCCGAGCATGAGGTTGGCCAGGTTGGTCATCGTCTGCTTGCGCTCGTCGACGAGGGCGGTGTCGCCCTTCATGAGCGCCGTCATCTTCGTGAACGACTCAGCCGCGCCGTTGATGTCGTCCTTGGCCTGTCGCGCGTTGCCCTGAATGTTGTAGGCGATGTACGCGAGCTTGTAGCCGTCGTAGATGCTGAGGCCGCGCGTTGCGAGCGCGAGGGCGGAATCGACGTTCTGGCCGTTGTAGGCGTTGACCGCATTGTTGATGAGCGTCGCATAGACCTTGCGACGAGCTTCCTCCGTCTGGTCCTTGCAGCCTGGTCCGGCTGCGTCGACGATGTCGAACATCGAGTCGGCCGCCGCCACGACGTCGATCGTGCCTTCACCCAATCCGAGCGCTGCCTTCTGCATGGGCGCGAGGCCATCCGGAGTACCGGCCAGTTCGGCGAAGGCATTGCCCATCACCATGGCGCGCCCCGTCGGGTTCTGCTGGATCACCTTGGCTTCGTCCTTCGCGAGCTTGCCGAACGCTTCCTTGGCGGCGGCGATGACCTGGTCTGGCTTTCCCTGGAAGAGGGCGGCCTTGGCCATCGCGTTGTTGGCGTCCTTCACCTGGCCCGGCTTGCCAAGGTCGATGCTGCACTGCGGCGCCTGGGCATACAGCGCGGCGGGCGCCACCGCCAGCACGAAGCCGAGGGCCGCTGAACGTCGCTTGTAACTCATGGTGCTGAATCTCCGTCGGGTGAGCGCGCGAGGCTCGCGCGCAGGGTGCGTACTACACGTGCGAGGATCTACCGTTCCGCTGCGGCGAGCGCCGCGCGCGCCACGTCGGACGCTGTCCGACCCGTCGCGCGAGCAACCGCGAGCACGTCATCGAATTCCGCCTTACAGCGCCGCTCACCGTTAGGCAGCGTCGCGATCTTCACGCGCACGGTGTGGCTGCCCACCACCACCTCCCGTACCTCCCGCCGCAGACTCGTCCGTTCCACCGGCCATCGTCGGACGCCCAGCGTGGTGGTGTGCCGAAATACCAGCGATTCCAGCAGAGAAACATCACCCGGCGCGCAAAGGACTTCCAGCCGGGTGCCCGGGCGGCCCTTCTTCATGTGCGTGGCGATGAGCACGGCGTCCAGCGCCCCGGCGTTCAAGAGTTCCTGCGCCGCGCCCGAGAGTCCCTCCGCGGTCATGTCGTCGAGGTCGCAGGCGAGCACCACAAGGTGCTCCTGCGTGGCGGACCCGCGGTCCGTGTCTGCCAGAATGATGCGAAGCACGTTGGGGCGTCCAAGAAGGTCGCGCGTCCCGGCGCCAAACCCCGCGCGTCGCGGGACGAAGGCGACGGGCGGCGGTCCCTCCGCCAGCACGCGCACCAGCGCCGCGCCGGTGGGCGTCACGAGTTCGCCGGTCCCCTCGGGCCCAGGTCGCACGCGCTGCCCCTCGAGGAGGCGCATGGTCGCCGGAGCCGGGACCGGGAGAACGCCGTGGGCGGCCCGCACGAAGCCGTCGCCGAGCGAGATGGTCCCACATGTGACGCGCGTCACGCCCAGCTGCTCGAAGCCCCAGATTCCGCCGACCACGTCAAGGATCGCGTCGACCGCTCCCACCTCGTGCAGGTGGACGCGATCCGCGGGGACGCCGTGCGCTTCACCTTCGATCTCCGCAATTGCCCGGAACGCCGCGCCAGCGCGTGACGCCACACCGGCCGGCAGTCTCGCGGCTTCCACGAGCTTCAGGATTTCGTCGATGTGGCGACCGTGCGGTTGTTCGGGGATGTCGAAGTCGACTTTCGTGGCGGCGATCCCGCCACGGGAGACCTTTGCGATCCGAACGCCCACGCCACCAAGGCCAAGGCGCGCCGGCAGCGACTCGAGCCACCCCGAGGAGAGCCCCACGTCGACCAGGGCGCCGAGGGTCATGTCGCCCGAGATGCCACTGAAGGGATCGAGAATGGCCTGCACAGGCGCCGAAATGAGAGGTTCCACCGTGGTGCAAGATAGCGCTCGCCTGCGCCGACGAACCCGCAGGGACGCTACTGCCGATACGACGCCCCGCTCCCGGTATTGTAGATCACGACCTCGGCATCAGGAGACAACTTCCCGGCGCGGACAAGGCCCGCCGTGACGGCAAGCGCGCAGCCTCCCTCGGGCGCCGCATCGATCCCGGTTGACGTCGCGAGGAGTCGCGTGCTGGCGCGGATGTCGTCTTCGGAGGCCGCGGCGGCGATACCGCCACTCTCGCGGATCGCCCGAAGGACGAGGCGGTCACCGAGCGGCCCGGGCACACGGAGCCCGGCGGCGTGGGTGATCGGGTTTTCCCACGGCGTCGCCCGATCGGCGCCGTCGTTGAACGCGCGTACCAACGGGGCACAGCCGGTGGACTGTGTGACGATGACGCGCGGCAGCGCGGTCGGGGCGGGGAGCCATCCCCATCGCTGCATCTCGAGAAACGCCTTCCAGATGCCGATGACGCCCTCTCCCCCGCCGGTCGGGTACACGACGGCGTCGGGCAAACGCCACCCGAGTTGTTCAGCGAGTTCGAGGCCCAGGGTGCGGTTGCCTTCGGCGCGGAACGGCTCCCGCAGCGTCGCGACGTTGAAGAACCCGGACTCGGCGGCGAAGGCCACGCTCAGGCGGCCAGCGTCGCCGATGTGGCCATCGATAGTGATCAGCTCGGCACCGACGGCGCGAATGATGTCGAGGATCGGCCGTGGCGTGGTGGCCGGAGCATAGACACGCACCGGAACTCCGGCCGCGGCGCCGTAGGCCGCCAGTGCGGCGCCCGCGTTGCCGGCGGTTGGCACGACGAGGCCCGGCACGCCCCGGTGTCTCGCCCGGGTGACGGCGGCGGCGAGCCCACGTGCCTTGAACGAGGCCGTGGGGTTCACCGCCTCGTCCTTGATCCAGAGGCGTCGAAGGCCGATCCGACGTGCCAGCGCAGGCGCCTCGATGAGGGGCGTGGCGCCCTCGCCTAACGACACCGGCTCCTCGTTGGCGAGGAGCGGCAGAGCCGGCGCATACCGCCACATGTCCATCCGCGGCAGCAGGTCCTCACGACTCGGCGGTGGCCCTTCATATTCGGCGAGGAACGGCTGTTGGCAGCTGGGACACAGCCCGACCGGCGCGTGCTGCGTTTCACGCGCGCTGCATCCGGAGCAGACGAGGGACCAGGAGGCCATATCGGGAGTGGATGGGTGAAGGGCCGCGACGGCGGGACAATACCGCACGGTCACGCGTTCAACAACCGCCGTCGTTAGGCTCCGCGGCCGGTAATGGCGTGGTGGATGGGAGGCTCGCGGGTTCGTCCATCGCCGCGGCATCGGCGGTGCCCGAACCACCGTCTCGGGCGGCGTCCCTGGCTGGCGCGTCGAGGGCGACGCCGAGGGCCGCGAGGACGCGCCTGGCGGAGAGCCTGGAGAAGCCCGGCAGTGCCGCAATGTCGTCCACGCTGGCGTCCCTGACGCCCTGCAGGGAGCCGAACCGGTGCAGCAGCGAGCGACGCCGGGACGGTCCGATCCCCGGGATCTGCAGCAGCTCCGACGTGAGGGTGCGCATCGAGCGGCGCGCGCGATTGAACGTGACCGCGAACCGGTGGGCCTCGTCGCGCGCCTGCTGCAGCGTGCGTAGCGCCGGGGAGCGTCGCGAGAGCCGGACCGACTCACTCCGCCCGAGCACAAACACTTCCTCTTCGCGTTTGGCCAGCGAAATGAGCGCCAGGGCGCCCAGGCCAAGCTCGGTCAGCACGCCCGCCGCCGCGTTGAGCTGGCCCTTGCCCCCGTCGATCACCACGAGGTCCGGCATGGCCCTTCCCTCCCCCAGGCGGCGGCGAAAGTAGCGGCCCACCACTTCGCGCATTGACGCGAAGTCGTCGGTGCCCTCGACGGTCTTCACCCTGAACTTGCGATACTCGGACCGGCGCGGACGACCATTTTCGAACCACACGCACGACCCCACCGTGTCGGTGCCCTGCGCGGTGGAGATGTCGAAGCACACGAGGGATCGCGGCAGCGTCTGCAGTCCGAGATCCCGCTGCAGTTCATAGACCGGGCTCGACGCGCGTTCCTCTGCCTCGAGTGCCGCCAGCTTGAACTCCTCGAGCAGGTGCCGGGCGTTCTGCTCCGCCAGGTCCACGAGTTCGCGCTTGGGCCCGCGCTGCGGAACGATCACCCTGGTCGCACCGAGCGATTCGGCGAGTGCTTCGCGGTCCTCGAAGTCGAACGGCACGAACAACTCGTGCGCGCGTGCGTTCGACGCGCGATAGGTCCCGTTGAGGTAGGCCGCGAGGACCGCACCGTCCCCTTCTCCCTCGATGTTCTCCAGGAACCGCTGGTCCCTGGCGAGGAGTCTGCCCGCGCGGATGCGCAGCACGACGACGCACGCATCGTCGCCGTCGCGGGCATACCCCACGACGTCGCGGTCACCGCCCTCCACCTGCACCACCGTCGGCTCCTCCATGCGCTCGAGGTGGCGGAGTGCGTCGCGCAGTTCGCCGGCCCGTTCAAAGTTGAGCTGCGCCGACGCATCGAGCATCTGCTGGCGAACGTGCCCGACGACTTCATCCGTCCGCCCGTCGAGGAACAGCAGCACCTCGTCGATCATCCGCCGGTAGTCGGTCTGCTCCTGCAGTCCCACGCACGGCGCGCGACACCGGCCGATGTGATAGTCGAGACAGGGCCGATCCGGGGCGTCGTCAGGCAGGCCGTAGTGAC is a genomic window containing:
- the larC gene encoding nickel pincer cofactor biosynthesis protein LarC is translated as MEPLISAPVQAILDPFSGISGDMTLGALVDVGLSSGWLESLPARLGLGGVGVRIAKVSRGGIAATKVDFDIPEQPHGRHIDEILKLVEAARLPAGVASRAGAAFRAIAEIEGEAHGVPADRVHLHEVGAVDAILDVVGGIWGFEQLGVTRVTCGTISLGDGFVRAAHGVLPVPAPATMRLLEGQRVRPGPEGTGELVTPTGAALVRVLAEGPPPVAFVPRRAGFGAGTRDLLGRPNVLRIILADTDRGSATQEHLVVLACDLDDMTAEGLSGAAQELLNAGALDAVLIATHMKKGRPGTRLEVLCAPGDVSLLESLVFRHTTTLGVRRWPVERTSLRREVREVVVGSHTVRVKIATLPNGERRCKAEFDDVLAVARATGRTASDVARAALAAAER
- a CDS encoding threonine synthase yields the protein MASWSLVCSGCSARETQHAPVGLCPSCQQPFLAEYEGPPPSREDLLPRMDMWRYAPALPLLANEEPVSLGEGATPLIEAPALARRIGLRRLWIKDEAVNPTASFKARGLAAAVTRARHRGVPGLVVPTAGNAGAALAAYGAAAGVPVRVYAPATTPRPILDIIRAVGAELITIDGHIGDAGRLSVAFAAESGFFNVATLREPFRAEGNRTLGLELAEQLGWRLPDAVVYPTGGGEGVIGIWKAFLEMQRWGWLPAPTALPRVIVTQSTGCAPLVRAFNDGADRATPWENPITHAAGLRVPGPLGDRLVLRAIRESGGIAAAASEDDIRASTRLLATSTGIDAAPEGGCALAVTAGLVRAGKLSPDAEVVIYNTGSGASYRQ
- the uvrC gene encoding excinuclease ABC subunit UvrC encodes the protein MLDVPEAVAGKLPHLPDSPGVYLWKDREGRVLYVGKAKRLRSRVRSYFGSDHEASVKTRAMVRLIAELDTIVVPTEAHALILEANLIKEHRPRFNISLRDDKSYPYVKVTVSEPFPRVIVTRRLENDGSRYFGPYTDVGQMRRALNVVKRTFTVRSCHYGLPDDAPDRPCLDYHIGRCRAPCVGLQEQTDYRRMIDEVLLFLDGRTDEVVGHVRQQMLDASAQLNFERAGELRDALRHLERMEEPTVVQVEGGDRDVVGYARDGDDACVVVLRIRAGRLLARDQRFLENIEGEGDGAVLAAYLNGTYRASNARAHELFVPFDFEDREALAESLGATRVIVPQRGPKRELVDLAEQNARHLLEEFKLAALEAEERASSPVYELQRDLGLQTLPRSLVCFDISTAQGTDTVGSCVWFENGRPRRSEYRKFRVKTVEGTDDFASMREVVGRYFRRRLGEGRAMPDLVVIDGGKGQLNAAAGVLTELGLGALALISLAKREEEVFVLGRSESVRLSRRSPALRTLQQARDEAHRFAVTFNRARRSMRTLTSELLQIPGIGPSRRRSLLHRFGSLQGVRDASVDDIAALPGFSRLSARRVLAALGVALDAPARDAARDGGSGTADAAAMDEPASLPSTTPLPAAEPNDGGC